The Culex pipiens pallens isolate TS chromosome 2, TS_CPP_V2, whole genome shotgun sequence DNA window GGGAGAGGTAACATTATACTTCCATTTGGAACGTGTGCGAACCCCGGCCAAACCAGCTGTTCCGTATATTTCAATTGGGCAACAAGGCGACAACAGGCGAGCCAAAAGCGAGAGATTCTATGCTCTGGCTTTAATCCATAATACTCCcacgatttaaaaatataaccaTATCTCAACGCCAGTATCGTTTGGTGGGTGGGACGCCACCGGGAGCTTTGGGAATTTTCCGGTAGATTTGAGCTCGGGTTGGCCACACGGATTGACAATGGGTTTTGCCTTGAAATAACTCGTTGAATTTATCAGGTGTCACTTACCTTATTTTTCTTGTCTCTTTTTCAGAATCTGATAAATCTTCCCAAAATCAAACAGGAGAGCTTCAATGGACTGAGTCATCTAGGTGAGTTCTGCaaggaataaaaaaatagacgTTATTAATTTAAGTTAGCCAGTTATATACTGTTTTGCAATATCAGTGTACGATAGaatagataatttttttttttaatatgaattatcctcgattatccgaagtttcggttatccgaagttagattatccgaaggtttgtatgagactttgGATAATCCAATGTTGATGGCCtattacagtccaaactcgattatctgaagcctcgattaacgtttcgattatccaaaggtttgcatgggacttggataatcgaatcataaaacaaaaacaaatggttttttcttacttttatcatcaaatttgatttcagggacccagttttggtcaaatttgaggggttgattgccttaaaaattaacaaatgcattttctcaatgctccatcaccgccatcttggattttaaaattctaaatcacttaagcGTAGTTCATACCTAAGCTCAACAATAAGGTAGCATTACCCGTAGATTCGATTATCCCAGTCcaagaccttcggataatcgagtctggacttataaaccaaattttaaatttttgctttttgggtgttttttgaaccgccttgagtcaggggtattcaaaaacacccaaaaagcaaaacataaaaatttggtttataggaccttttcaaaaaaaactccagatttcatACCGCCATGGAAAAAATCTAAACCACTTAAGCGTAGTTTTTCCCAAGGCTTTTGGATAACCGAGTCTAGACTTTAATTATaagttattcataaaaaattagGTGAGTTTATGTGCAAGTTTCGTAAGTATATTCGCAGTGGCCTAAATAAAACTGAATATTTCAGTTATAAATGCTATGGAACAATCTAAAGCGATCATTTGCGCCCCATTATTTTTGCTACTGCAGAaatgtacatttttatttattggcaaaaAAGCTTAGCTTAAATTCAATTATGTCGATGGGAATGTGTTCAGGgcgcccaaatctatcataccttaacGAAACTGAAgcattaaaaaagtaaaaaaatgtgtaatgaaTTTTAcgataatttgaaaaaaggatttaaatttaaaattggtgATTGTCctcgctccatacaaaaatgattttatttgtatggaaactgtccacgatgggggggggggggtgtccacgtggtttgcgGATGGTCCCTAAATAAAGAGAAGCATTGTCTGAATCTATAACGCTCAACAACTAATGCTTaggggtcatccataaaccacgtggacactttaggaggGAGGGGGTCTACAGATTGTCCACGTTCGTccaagcaaaatatttttttgcgatgGGATGggttgagatttaaaaaaagtgtccacgtgcaATCCACGTGCTTAGAAGAAAGAAAACTTCATGATTATAATGGAAATAAAAATCTAATCAacagaaaacaaatttaaaatggatttttccagCGTTTTAGTTCAAGTTTAGCAGGTTTGGgctcaatttaaatattttaagtttttattgtgaaattctGACGTACCGTActgcaacatattttttttcgaaaaaaaatgttcgtcaatacttacatattttgaaaacacaaggaagtgtcacaagatagcacacaagcaacgcttacattttaaatttgagtGTGTTTTTTTAAGTCAACAGTATaaagatttttagtttttcgtcTGACACCTAAGTTAAACATATTTAGCCTATCTCTTCCATTGATATTTTAGCAATTCTAAGAAGGCTTATAGAAAAGATTTCTAACTTTTCATACTTTTTCAATCTGCAGCAATGTAACCCCTTATCACCACATCACAACTTGAAACAACACGCGATTGTTGCCATTGAAATTCTTAATCCATTGATTAGGAGGCATAGACTTCTGGAGTACTTCTCGCGTTGCATCGAATAAAAAGTGCCACGCATCGATTCAAATCTGTGCAGAAAGTGTGCTATCAATCGTCATTGACACGTAACAAATGGGATGTGGTCTTGCCTTCTGACTCAAGCATTGAAATACTCTCTTCTTGTAATCACTCGCATGTGCAGTCGATtgcgtaaaaaaaaagaattgccgAAATTCATTGTATATTTGATAACAAGtgttaaaaataagttataacatttttttttttcaactcccaCAGTTGCCCTGCCAGCGTACGAGCAGGTCAAATCCCCGGGCACGCCCCAGCACcaacagcagcaccagcagcatcTGCCGACCGTGATCGAGCGCGTCCACGACAACTCCGAGTCGGACAACGGGGACAAcccgaacaacaacaacaccgtcGTGCCCGTGTCCATTTCGGCCGCCGGAATCACGATCAAAACCGACGAAATCACCGTGGCCAGCAACCTCACGGGGGACGATCCGAGGACCACCAATCCGAGGTTTGTTTGAGATTTGCTGTAATTTGCGtcgaaaattagatttttctctttaaaattttcagttccGTCAGTCCCACGGGATCGAGTCGAAACTCGAACGCCAAACCACCCTACAGCTACGTGGCGTTGATAGCCATGGCGATCCAGGTTAGTACCACGCGAGAGTCTTAGTCTAGCGCCGAATCCCAGCTGAAACGTGATCTCGGCTGTAGACTAACACGCGCTCGCGACGTCTTCCAGTgccaagagagaaaaaaagcaaGAATTCACGTCATAAATTACACGCATTCATTAGTGGCGAGAATTTATTAATCACGTTTTAATCCGGCCGGCCTCATCGCGCGAGACTCTTCTAGAGGAAAAACGGATGCCACTTCATCTCAGTCATCGCGTCCCAGAGAAGACTCGAGTCGTGGACGAAAAATCGGGGAAAGTCGCGCGAAAGATTATTAAAACATCTAATTTATAATTACCATTAAAGTTGATAGTCCGGGCTTTCGTCACCGTCTTTAAGTCGCGCAGTTGTGGGGCTAATTTATCGTAATCATCTCCGGTCATTTGTAGCGAAAGGCACGACTTGGACGTTTCTTTGATCCGACCATTTTGGGAGGATTTGTAACGTAACTGTTGGTCTTTTCTTCTCCTCCCCCAGAACTCCCAAATGAAGCGAGCGACGCTGAGCGAGATCTACGGCTACATTACGTCCCGATTTCCGTACTTTGAGAAGAACAAAAAGGGCTGGCAGAACTCGATCCGTCACAACCTCAGTCTGAACGAGTGCTTCGTGAAGATCCCGCGGGAGGGCGGTGGCGAGCGCAAGGGCAACTACTGGACGCTGGACCCGCAGTACGAGGACATGTTCGAGAACGGAAACTACAAGCGGAGAAGGCGCATGAAGCGACCCTACCGGACAGGCCACTACTCCAAGATGTTCGGCGACTCGTACATGGCCAACGCCGGCAACTTTACGCACCGGCAGGTCTTCGCGCAGAGTCCATACCAGACGTATCCGCGGTACGACACCGGGTAAGCAACTTCCACGAACCCCCTGAAATAAAACAACACCTAAGTCCAACTCTCTCTCTCCAGAACAACGTGGATGCCAACGCCACAGCTCGGCTCGTACACCTCGTGCTCCACGCGGTCCAACTACTCATACTCAACGCAGGTAAGTTCACCAGCCCAAGTCCTAATCGGACCAACCCCGCTATAATCCTCCAACTTTGTTCCAGCTGCAGCAGCCTGTGCAACCTGTGACCATCAACACCTACGGATCGTTATCGCAAAACTTAGGTATGGCAGAACGCAGAGTAATTTGTGCAAATTAGTTCAactaaatgctttttttttacctATTTTAGTTTCCGGCAGTACACCACCCCCCTGTCCACGGAGATTCGAGCCGTATTACACACACTGGGACACTGCTAGTAAGTAGTTTCTTGAATTtgcgtttaaaatttaaaattaattaaaaaataacagtcCTGCCAGATCATTAAACTAAACAAGTTATTGTAAATACGTgtcaaaaaagtgttgaaaaaatggttCTGGAAGTAATGTTCATACATAATGTCTTAAAACAATACTTAAGTTTAAATATCTttttacagtgttgccagaaaaaCTCATAAGAAAGGCCATTCAAATACCTTTTCGAAgatgtttaaaatgttgtttcagaAGTTTTTTATCCAAATCCATACAATatcttatgtttttaaatatttcgtcACAGTGCTGCCAGATAATTAAAGTGTACAACTATTAGGAAAGGTCACTCAAATATCTATTCTGAGATGCTCGAAGATGACTTATTTTTATACTTATTTCAATCCAAAGTTTAGTAAATTCCACTTTATGGTCTAAATATTTCATGACAGTACTGCCAGATCATCTAAATTTATGACATATCGGACTGGTTATCGAAATGTCTTTGaaacaatcaattttcaaacacccttaaaataattctttttagttttattatttcGAGCTATTTTCTCTTACTATGCTATGTCTCGATATCcccgacagtgttgccagatcatcaaactGAAGTGGTCTTAAAAAATTTCCAACACTcaaaaaacagacaaaaaagtttcccataccgggaatcgaacccgggccttCCGGGTGAGAGCCGGATATCCTAACCACTAGACAATATGGGACTTGCGAGGGAAGGGGTAAGAATTTGCCATTTTCTGGCCAGCAGTTTTGCGCTAGGGTTGACCTAACGAAAAAATGTCCATAAATAAGTCttacaaaagtaaaaaaaactgagTCCGACGTTCTTGCTcgttttcgaaatataaaataaaaaaaaatcgaactatAATGATTGAAATAGGAATTAATAAATTACTTTGCTTTAAAACAGTCAATAACTTTGACGCCTcgttatttttgtttgctttttcctATTTCTTGagcactttttggtatttttttctaaatatttataaagttatttgaatttcgttttaaaatgtaagctaAAAACATAATCGCAACACCAAATATTTCGTTAAtacaataaggccgttgcaaacttGTATCTACATTCCTCCCAAATTTGATAACGAAAAGCCGCTGTTCGATCAGCACAGACACTCCTTGACGTGGATAGTTTCCAAGATGAAAGCGAACGATAGTCTTATGGTGCTAGGTGACTTCAACTTCCCAGCCATTCGCTGGACGCGCACACCGACGAACAAACTGATTCCAAACTTAGCCCTCACTCCGACCAATGAGTTAAAGCACAAACTCCTGGATGAGTATTCTACCGCAAACCTTAGCCAACTGAACGACATGTGCAACAACTCAAGCAACGTTCTTGACCTATGCTTTGCCAGCTCTGGGACACCGATCAACTTTACCCTTCTACCAGCTCCTCTGCCTTTGGTGAAAGACGTGCGCCACCACTTTCCGTTTCTTGTTTCCATTTCCTGCACGACGCTCGATTTTCGTGATGTTGCTGGTAATACGTTCATGGACTATCGTAAGGGAAACTACGATGGCATGAACAACTTCCTGACCAACATTAATTGGAACCAACTACTGGCCAACCTTGACGCCGACACAGCTGCTGATACTTGGACAGGTGTTCTAACAGACGCCATCAACACCTTCGTTCCAAGGAAACAGCGCCAGCCTCCAAGACATCCACCGTGGTCAACACCTCGACTGCAGATTCTGAAGTCCAGGAAACGCGCTGCCCTCAAGAAATACGCCAAACACCCGACAGATCGATGGAGAAACCATTATAGGTCAAGAAACCGGAAGTACAGTATCCTGAACAAACAACTTTTTCGTCGCCACCAACACCGAATCCAAAGCCGATTGAAACGAGACCCCAAGAAGTTCTGGAACCACGTAAACGAGCAGCGGAAAGAGACAGGTCTACCAACTGCGATGATACTCGACGGTGAAGAGGCTACTTCCACCGAGAGTATAAGCGATCTGTTTCGTCGCCAGTTCAGCAGCGTATTCACCAACGAAGCAGTAGGGGAAACGCATATTGCTAAGGCTGCTAGCAACGTTCCACTGCGACCTCCCATTGGACCTCACCCGGTGGTCACTTCCGAGTCCATCCGTCGTGCCTGCGCCTCTCTCAAAGGTTCTACCAGCTGCGGCCCAGACGGCATCCCCGCGTTTGTGCTAAAAAAGTGTTGCGATGCACTCGCGGAACCATTGGCTCAACTCTTCAATACCTCGCTTGCTACTGGAGTTTTCCCGTGTTGCTGGAAGAAGTCCTTTGTTTTCCCAGTCCACAAGAAGGGCCCAAAACGTGATGTCCGGAACTATCGCGGAATTGCTGCCCTCTGCGCAGTCAGCAAACTGTTCGAAGTAATCGTGCTGGATTTCATTAAGTTCAACTGCTGTGACTATGTCGCCCTGGAACAGCACGGCTTCATGGCGAAACGTTCCACCAACTCTAACTTGGTCTCCTACTCGTCCTTCATTCTTCGAACCATGCAGCAACGGAAGCAGATCGATGCCATCTATACGGACCTATCAGCGGCTTTCGACAAGCTGAACCACCGCATTGCTGTTGCGAAACTGGAACGCCTAGGTTTCGGCGGGCCCATGCTCGATTGGCTACGCTCCTATCTCACTGGCCGTGAAATGAGCGTTAAAATCGGTGACGTGATTTCCGCTGCTTTCTCTGTTTTTTCAGGCATTCCGCAAGGAAGCCATCTGGGCCCTCTGATCTTCCTCCTCTACATGAACGACGTGCATCATCTTTTAGGCTGTCACAAACTGTCGTATGCGGATGATATCAAACTGTTCACCGTTGTCGAGAATGATACCGACTGCCAGTTTCTTCAGGAGCAGCTCGACCTGTTCGCCAACTGGTGCTCCGAAAACAGGATGGTTCTGAACGCTTCCAAGTGCTCGGTTATCTCTTTCACACGCAAGCGCAACACAATGTCTTTCCACTACACACTTTCAAACACCACCATACCTAGGACCTCCTGTGTGAAAGATTTAGGTGTGATGCTGGATAGCAAAATGACGTTTGCTGACCACATTACGTATACAGTCTCCAAGGCTTCCAAAACTCTTGGCTTCATCTTTAGGATAGCTAAAAACTTCCGGGATTTAAGCTGTCTCAAAGCTCTTTATTGTTCGTTGGTCCGCTCTACTTTAGAGTACTGTTGTATTGTTTGGGCTCCCTTCTACCAGAACGCGATTCAACGCGTGGAGTCGGTCCAGCGGAAGTTCGTTAAGTACGCGCAACGTCACATTATCTGGCCTGATCC harbors:
- the LOC120414589 gene encoding forkhead box protein S1-like; the encoded protein is MLATTAANSDMAPPDGSIQYETKWPSMNLINLPKIKQESFNGLSHLVALPAYEQVKSPGTPQHQQQHQQHLPTVIERVHDNSESDNGDNPNNNNTVVPVSISAAGITIKTDEITVASNLTGDDPRTTNPSSVSPTGSSRNSNAKPPYSYVALIAMAIQNSQMKRATLSEIYGYITSRFPYFEKNKKGWQNSIRHNLSLNECFVKIPREGGGERKGNYWTLDPQYEDMFENGNYKRRRRMKRPYRTGHYSKMFGDSYMANAGNFTHRQVFAQSPYQTYPRYDTGTTWMPTPQLGSYTSCSTRSNYSYSTQLQQPVQPVTINTYGSLSQNLVSGSTPPPCPRRFEPYYTHWDTAILPVVKDEASNQMSVSSTQQSYQKNYLPQP